In a single window of the Desulfovibrio mangrovi genome:
- the zwf gene encoding glucose-6-phosphate dehydrogenase — MDLEYALSQTNVCAEQQAEDCGIIVFGASGDLVHRKLIPALYGLMRRRLLPPRFYILGFARSDISEETFRERMRKAIIDAHGEQPPDMLNGFLAMCRYSAGDYNDPAAYNRLAGRCSVCDKDFDSSGNRLFYLALPPELHPVVVERLAETGMTAEGPDRNPWARVVFEKPFGHDLQSAIALDNRLARVIASHQIFRMDHYLGKETVQSVLMFRFANAIFEPLWNRSYIDHVQISTLESIGVEHRGGYYDQAGCLRDMFQNHMLQMLAITAMEPPISFYADRVREERTKLLRSIRPWSMDDLGSWIVRGQYAASPASSSSLPDYNSEHGVRPDSTTETYVAAKLLIDNWRWQGVPFYLRSGKGLQRKSSEIAVTFKRVPYSMFGMTSKAQMPANVLILKIQPDEGIDLTIQTKQPGPKSCMSSMALSFKYQEVFGITPPNAYERLLLDCMQGDRTLFWSREGVEAAWQLIDPVLAAWREKPHLCPLHRYPVGSWGPEAADELVRKEGRRWRRPPEMAGTHEL; from the coding sequence AGACTGTGGCATCATTGTCTTTGGTGCCTCCGGCGACCTTGTGCACCGAAAACTCATTCCGGCCCTGTATGGACTGATGCGCCGCCGCCTGCTGCCCCCGCGTTTTTACATTCTGGGTTTTGCCCGTTCGGACATCTCAGAAGAGACTTTCCGCGAACGCATGCGCAAAGCCATTATCGACGCTCATGGGGAACAGCCGCCGGACATGCTTAACGGCTTTCTGGCCATGTGCCGCTACTCCGCAGGCGACTATAACGATCCCGCAGCCTATAACAGGCTTGCAGGCCGCTGCTCCGTCTGCGACAAGGATTTTGATTCTTCGGGCAACCGCCTGTTCTACCTTGCGCTGCCTCCCGAACTGCATCCGGTTGTCGTCGAACGTCTGGCTGAGACAGGAATGACAGCAGAAGGTCCGGATCGCAACCCTTGGGCCCGCGTGGTCTTTGAAAAACCCTTCGGCCACGACCTGCAATCCGCCATCGCGTTGGATAACCGCCTTGCCCGCGTGATTGCCTCGCACCAGATTTTCCGCATGGATCACTATCTGGGCAAGGAAACCGTGCAATCCGTGCTCATGTTCCGCTTTGCCAATGCCATATTCGAACCACTGTGGAACAGAAGCTATATCGACCATGTGCAGATCTCCACGCTGGAATCCATCGGCGTTGAGCATCGCGGCGGTTACTATGATCAGGCAGGCTGCCTGCGCGACATGTTCCAGAACCACATGTTGCAGATGCTGGCCATAACCGCGATGGAGCCGCCCATCTCCTTTTATGCGGACAGGGTGCGGGAAGAAAGGACCAAACTGCTGCGCTCCATACGCCCGTGGTCCATGGATGATCTCGGCAGCTGGATCGTACGCGGTCAGTATGCTGCGTCTCCGGCAAGTTCCTCTTCACTGCCGGACTACAACAGCGAGCACGGCGTGCGCCCTGATTCCACTACGGAAACCTATGTGGCTGCCAAACTACTTATCGATAACTGGCGATGGCAGGGCGTGCCCTTCTACCTGCGTTCCGGCAAGGGCCTGCAGCGCAAATCGTCGGAAATTGCAGTCACCTTCAAGCGTGTGCCCTATTCCATGTTCGGCATGACCTCCAAGGCGCAGATGCCTGCCAACGTGCTCATTCTGAAAATACAGCCCGATGAAGGCATCGACCTGACAATCCAGACCAAACAGCCCGGCCCCAAATCCTGCATGTCTTCCATGGCGCTTTCCTTCAAATATCAGGAAGTGTTCGGCATCACGCCCCCAAACGCCTATGAACGCCTGCTGCTGGACTGCATGCAGGGCGACCGCACCCTGTTCTGGTCACGAGAAGGCGTAGAGGCGGCATGGCAGCTCATTGATCCTGTGCTTGCCGCGTGGCGTGAGAAACCGCACCTATGCCCCCTGCACCGTTACCCCGTAGGCAGCTGGGGGCCGGAAGCGGCAGACGAACTTGTCCGCAAAGAAGGCAGACGCTGGCGCAGGCCGCCTGAAATGGCGGGTACGCATGAGTTATGA